A part of Carettochelys insculpta isolate YL-2023 chromosome 1, ASM3395843v1, whole genome shotgun sequence genomic DNA contains:
- the LOC142010563 gene encoding interferon-induced GTP-binding protein Mx1-like, protein MGETLLSTSLSEDSQNADNTLYKHYEEKIRPCIDLIDSLRALGVEKDLALPAIAVIGDQSSGKSSVLEALSGVALPRGSGIVTRCPLALRLKKLAPHQEWKGIISYRDIIEELHHPSGVEKEIRKAQNAIAGEGVGISPELISLEIRSPNVPDLTLIDLPGIARVAVGNQPQDIGEQIKRLIKVFIAKQETINLVVVPSNVDIATTEALKMAQEVDPDGERTLGILTKPDLVDKGTEESVVDIVRNLVIHLRKGYMIVKCRGQQDIHNNLTLADAIQKERAFFEHHGHFRVLLEENKATIPVLAEKLTAELVAHISKSLPALEDQINFQLQKATEELLKYGKGVPKAYDEQLLFLIDKIKLFNQDITSSVAGEEKLSEDQIRLFTKIRAEFQKWGKLLDDGVLTEIVRKSFIELAKDHFEDFCNLNRATKDRIEDISKKQAQEAETIIRINFRMEQLVYCQDNVYRQDLKVIREETPNGAANSLNLASLSFTFGAAQNYPAIKDMAYHLEAYFSSAGKRLSNQIPLIIQFYILQDFGEKLQLSMMQLLQEKEKLSFFLQERKDAADQRSFLSGRIDRLTQAHFRLINFSAM, encoded by the exons AATGCAGACAACACCTTGTACAAACACTATGAGGAGAAGATCCGTCCCTGTATTGATCTCATTGACTCCCTGAGAGCACTCggagtagaaaaggacctggccCTGCCAGCCATTGCGGTGATTGGAGACCAGAGTTCTGGAAAAAGCTCAGttctagaagccctgtctggagtTGCTCTTCCTAGAGGCAGTG GTATTGTTACCAGATGTCCCTTAGCGctcagactgaaaaaactggCTCCTCACCAGGAATGGAAAGGGATAATTAGTTACCGGGATATAATTGAAGAACTCCACCATCCCTCAGGGGtagaaaaagaaataagaaaag CCCAGAATGCAATAGCTGGGGAAGGAGTGGGCATTAGCCCAGAATTAATTTCTCTAGAAATTAGGTCCCCGAATGTTCCAGATCTGACGCTGATCGATCTTCCAGGGATTGCGAGGGTGGCTGTAGGGAATCAGCCACAAGACATTGGAGAACAG ATCAAAAGGCTAATTAAAGTTTTTATTGCTAAGCAAGAGACCATAAACTTGGTAGTGGTGCCAAGTAATGTGGATATTGCAACCACAGAGGCACTGAAAATGGCTCAAGAGGTAGACCCTGATGGAGAGAGAACTCTAG GGATCCTGACAAAACCAGATTTGGTGGACAAAGGAACTGAGGAGTCAGTGGTTGACATTGTACGAAATCTTGTCATCCACCTAAGGAAGGGTTATATGATTGTCAAATGTCGTGGGCAGCAAGACATTCACAACAACCTGACCCTGGCTGATGCAATCCAGAAGGAGAGAGCATTCTTTGAGCACCATGGGCATTTTAG AGTTCTTCTGGAGGAAAACAAGGCTACTATCCCCGTTTTGGCAGAGAAGCTTACAGCTGAGCTTGTGGCACACATTAGT AAATCTTTGCCAGCTTTAGAAGACCAAATAAACTTTCAGCTCCAGAAAGCAACTGAAGAGTTACTGAAATATGGCAAGGGTGTACCAAAAGCATATGATGAGCAGTTGCTTTTCCTAATAGAT AAGATCAAACTATTTAATCAAGACATCACGAGTTCAGTGGCGGGAGAAGAAAAGTTGTCTGAAGATCAAATTAGGCTTTTTACAAAAATCCGCGCTGAGTTTCAAAAATGGGGGAAACTACTGGATGACGGCGTATTGACTG AAATTGTCCGAAAATCTTTTATAGAGCTTGCCAAAgatcattttgaagatttttgcaATCTTAACAGAGCTACTAAG GACAGAATTGAAGACATTAGCAAGAAGCAAGCACAGGAAGCTGAAACAATTATCAGAATTAATTTTAGAATGGAGCAGCTCGTATACTGCCAGGACAACGTGTACAGACAAGACTTAAAAGTTATCCGGGAAGAAACACCAAACGGAGCAGCCAACAGTCTGAACCTGGCCTCCTTGAGTTTCACTTTTGGTGCTGCCCAGAACTACCCTGCTATTAAGGATATGGCTTATCACCTGGAGGCATACTTCAGT AGTGCAGGTAAACGTCTCTCCAACCAAATTCCTCTGATCATCCAGTTCTACATTCTTCAGGACTTTGGAGAAAAATTGCAGCTTTCAATGATGCAACttttacaagaaaaagaaaaactgagctTCTTTTTGCAGGAACGGAAAGATGCTGCTGATCAGAGATCTTTTCTGAGCGGACGAATTGATCGTCTGACGCAAGCTCACTTTCGCTTAATAAATTTTTCTGCCATGTAG